GTAGAGTTGCCCCTCCAGCAGCCCCAGGGAGCTCTGCTGCCCCGCTGGTGAGTGGCAGGCAGCAGCTCTCGGGTTCAGCGTCCCTTCGCTTCTCCTTCCCAGTTGCTCCCTTCATGAGGAGGATACCCAGCGGCATGAGACCTATCACCGGCAGGGGCAGTGCCAGGCGCTGGTGCAGCGTTCCCCCTGGCTGGTGATGCGGATGGGCATCCTCGGCCGTGGGCTGCAGGAGTACCAGCTGCCCTACCAGCGGGTGCTGCCTCTGCCCATCTTCACCCCCGCCAAGGTGGGCACCAAGGAGGAGCGCGAGGAGACCCCCAtccagctgcaggagctgctggcACTGGAAACAGCCCTGGGAGGCCAGTGCGTGGACCGCCAGGATGTGGCCGAGATCACCAAGCAGCTGCCTCCCGTGGTGCCTGTCAGCAAGCCCGGCACCCTTCGTCGCTCCCTGTCTCGCTCCATGtctcaggaagcacagagaggctgagaggGACCGTGACTCGGGCTCCACTGTGCCTGCCCTGGGCTGGGCCCTTCCTGGCTAGGACCATGGAGGGGAGCTGCTGGTCACGGATGCTTCGTAGTTTGCCCAGAGTTGGGGGCTAGGGGAGGAGGGAGCCAGAGGCCAGGATGCCTGGATCTCCTGAgttcccagagggaggggagcggACAATGGGCACAAAAGGTGAAGAGCTGGGGGCCAGCACAGCCAAGTACCCCCAGTCCCAGGAGGAAGGGCAGAAGAAGCTGATGAGGGCAAGAGGCCCCTGAGAGGAGTGACCCCAGTCCAGATTTCAGCTTCAGAGAAGGGTGAAGAAAAACTGTAAGAGGATCTGGAGTGCTCTGGGAAGGAGACTGGAGGGAGGGGGACGTGAAGAGGGCAGAGGCAGGGTGGAGCCCCCAGCACCCTCTGTTAGTGCTGCAATAAACGCTCAATCACGTGCCAGAGTTTCGTCTCTTTCCTTGTGGTTGAGGGGCCCGCCCGTTGGTGTCCCCACCAATGCTCACTTCTGGGAACAGGCCCTGCATTTCAGCTAAATATGGCAGAATTGGTGGGTCACCCCACGCTTGAGGGGAGGGGCTGTAGGGACAGAGCTGTAAACAGGGTGGCTATCTGCCTAGTCCCCCTGACTGCCGTGAGCCCTGGCCTCTGCCTCTAGTCCTCTGGCACTGTGCAGTGCCCATGAGGCCAGTTGGCATCCAGGGTTTGTTGAAATGATCTCATGGAGAATAAGGAGGGGGCTGGCACCAGGACTGTCAGCTGTGCCAGGGTGTGGATGGGGTCAGTGACCCCAGGGCTGACCTCTCTCTTGATTCTGAATCCAGACAGaatcaatccttggttggggtcAGGTGTTCCACCCTCCCTGGCCTGGGAGCCCAAGGTGGGTTGTTGGGGGTAGGGTGTGTGTAGGGGGTCAGGTTCCTGTCTGTGACCTCTGCAGCTGTTGCAGTAACTCATGCCCCAACCTGGCTGCCTGGCCTAACTAGAAGACACTTTCTCTTGGACAAGGTGTGGGGGGCGGGTGGCATGGAGGAGGCCTGGGCTCCATCTTGGCAGGGACTGGTAGCCTACCCAGGGTGGAGAGGCACTAGACTTGGTCAGAGGTGGGTCCCACTCCAGGAAGACCATGGAGATGGCCTCCGCAGAATCTACTTCCTATTTGGGGGGATAGGAGGGGAGAACCTGGCATCTTGACAGTCTGGTACCTGGAGTGCCAAGCAGGCCCTGGAGGGCCAAGCAGGCCTGGCCTGGTTCTGCTCCCCCAGATTGGCTTGGAGTGTGGGCTGTGAGATGAGAGGGGTCAGACTCCAGACCAGTCGACACACCTAATCCCTTGGTGTCCGAGGCTGGGCTCGTGTCCCCTGGGAGCCCTGGCAGCCTGGAGAATGCACCCTGCGCCCTTCCGTCCTCACCTGGGCCCCTCGCCCTAGACGTGACGGGAACATCCTGAGCCTTCCGCGAGATACGCGGCTGGAAGCCCGCAGGGCCTGCAGGGGAGGCCGGGCTGTTCTCTCCGCTGCACGCATTAGCCCCACTCGCCTCGCCTATCGTCACTGCCATCTGACGGGCGGGGTTGGAGTTCTGCTGTGCAGCTCCAGGGCTACCGAGACCGTGGGGGAGGCCAGAACGGACTGTCCTTTCTGGAGTCAGGGTggggagcggggcgggggggtggggctgTGGGATGGGAATGCTAGAGAACGCTGGGACTGAAGAGAGGCCTGGaggaggggagctgggggggCCTTACTAAGAAATGGGGTGGATGTTGGACAGGGTGTCCTGGAGATAGGGAGCCTGGCGGGGGACTGGGCCCTTGGTGGAGAGCGCTGGGAGCTGGGAACTGTGGAGAGGGCTAACTTGAACTCTGgcaaaagagaagggaagggatgcCAGGCAAAAGGGGTGAATGCGGGACTGGAGAGGGGCGACGTGGAGGTGCTGGGACTGGTGGCTGCGGGGGTCTATGGAGTCTGGGGGTAGGAAGCTGAGGGGCAGGGCGCAGGAGCTGGTCTTGGAGGGCAGATGAGGCAAAGAGTGGAGGGCAGCCGGGAGCAATGGTGGAGCAGGGGCGGGGACGGATGCTCCCCCCCATACCACCCCCGTGTGTCTGCTGTTGGGACATTAAAGGAGATGGATGGCATAGGGAAGACGCAGCGCGTGGCCCCAGGCAGCTCATCGCTCAGCCGCCGCCCCCGCACCGGAGGGGCCAGGGCTGGCGGGCGGGGGTCGCGCCGCAGATAAAGGCGAGCGGGCGCAAGGGTGGCCGCGGCAGCAGCATGAGCGGGACAGACCGGAGTCAGGCGGCGGGCGCGGTGCCCGACTCAGACCCGGGCCTGGCGGCGGTGTCCTCGGCCTACCAGCGCTTTGAGCCCCGCGCCTACCTCCGCAACAACTACGCGCCCCCGAGGGGGGACCTGAGCTGCCCCGACGGCGTCGGGCCTTGGAAGCTGCGCTGCTTGGCTCAGACCTTCGCCACCGGTGAGCGCGGGGGGAAACGTGACAAAAACTCATCAGGGAACGAGAGGGGCAGCACGCGAGAGCCCAAGGTCAAATTAAGAGGTGaaatagaagaggaagaggagcaggAACCCTCACGTGAGAGGAGAGAGATGAGGAGAGGGGTTCCGAGTGGAGAACACTCAGAACTGAGAGGAGAGGTGGGGAAGGCAGAACGCTGGGAACAGGCAGAGGAGAGGGGCTGCCAGGCATCTGAGTTTCCCCAACTTAATCCTCACTGGTAGGCATAGTTAATGGTTGTGGAACCTGagtctcagaaaggttaagttcATTTCCCAAGGTAAGTCAGCCGATGCTGGAGCCAGGACTTAGCTCCTGGTCCGTCTAACTCCAGAGCTAATGGTTTTTCCAGATAGAGACTCACTCAACACCAGGAGAAGGAACAGAGAGAAGCAGGGAAGAAGCAGGAAAGGGAGGCAGTGACTGAGGCTGGGGGCTGCAGGCCTAGCACCGGGGCCCACTTCCTCTGCCCATCCAGGTAAGGTGTCTGGCCGCACCCTCATTGACATCGGTTCAGGACCCACTATATACCAGCTGCTCAGCGCCTGTGCCCACTTTGAGGACATCACCATGACAGATTTCCTGGAGGTGAACCGCCAGGAGCTGAGGCTCTGGCTGCGAGAAGAGCCTGGGGCTTTTGACTGGAGCGTGTACAGCCAGCATGTCTGCCTCATCGAGGGCAAGGGGTAAGGGCTGGGGGGTTGAGGGTTGGGTAGGGGGTTTCCCGGAAGTGGCTGGTGGGATCCAACAGAGAACTGAGTGTGGGGGGCCAGAACCCTGGTCCTGACCCTGCCTTCTGCCCCcaaacagggaatcctggcaggAGAAGGAGTGCCAGCTGCGAGCCAGGGTGAAGAGGATCCTGCCCATCGATGTGCACCGGCCCCAGCCCCTGGGTGCTGGAGGCCTGGCACCCCTGCCTGCCGACGCCCTGGTCTCTGCCTTCTGCCTGGAGGCTGTGAGTCCAGACCTGGCCAGCTTCCAGCGGGCCCTGGACCACATCACCACACTGCTGAGGCCTGGGGGGCACCTCCTCCTCATCGGAGCCCTGGAGGAGTCATGGTACCTGGCTGGGGAGGCCAGGCTGGCGGTGGTGCCCGTGCGcgaggaggaggtgagggaggcCCTGGTGCGGAGCGGCTATGAGGTGCGGGATCTGCGCACCTACACCATGCCTGCCCACCTTCAGACAGGTGTAGACGATGTCAAGGGCATCTTCTTCACCTGGGCCCAGAAGGTGGGGGTGTGAGGCCCCCGTGCACGCAGGGCCAATGGCCCTCACCCGCCTAGACTCCCTGTTGTCTGAGGTGGCCTCTAATAAAGAAATAAGTCCGTCAGTTGGTGTAAGTGCCGTCTGTGGCTCTCCGGGGAAGGGTTCTGACTTGTGTTGTGGGGGTATGGGAGGCATCGGCCCTGGCCTTTTCCCCCCAGAAGCTTCCAGAAAGGTCAGTTTCTGTACACTCATTCTTCCCAAACTAAGGAAGGCCAGGGTCACAGGGAGCTCCTTCAGCATCTGCTGTGTGCCCCACACCTGCTAGGTCCCTTCCATCTCCACGCTCAGCAGTACCCTACTTGCAGGggaagctcagaaaggttaagaacCAATAAATAGAAGTGGAGCTTAGTGGAACCCAGAAGGGGAAGGAGATGTAAGTGGAACTTGTGGCCAGTGGAGCTACCATCCAGTCACAAAGACCCAGAGATGGCAGGGGAGAAAAACAGGCACCAACTCCCTCCAGCCCCCACGATAAGTGGGACAGGAGCTCCATCCATATCTGCTGTTGCCCTGAATCTAGTTCCTGCCATCCCCACTCCCACGTTCCTAGCTAGAGACCCCTCTGCCCCTCTGCTGCCTCCAGCCAGCTCTGTCTTCTTCCCTCCAGTCCATCCTACTCACACAAATGAGATCGAAAACAGTAGGTGAGGCTGAGAATTGGTTTATTAAGAATGTCCCTTGCCACCCTCCTCACCTTAAAATAGTTCTTAGTATCAAAAGAAGTTAACACGGGCCACCCAAGTCCCTGAGGTTGGAGTCCTAGCTCAGCGCCCTTACCCctagggaggggaagaggagcaGACTCCCTGCTCCAATCAGAGACGGCCGTGGGATGGAAAGTTTCTGGAGCTCCATGTGTTCTATCCGTGTGGAGCAGGAATGTGCTATGGCTGCTGGCAACTGGCAGGGGTCACCTTTACCACAGCGTAGGCACAGCACTGCCCCTGCCTGCTTCTGGGAAGACCAGAGACTAGACCCAGCCAAGGtcttctcccctcttcccccaGATTGCTCCTTATCCCCccgccctgggtcaggaagtggCAAAGGGGCTTAGCAGGCAGAGCACTGGGGTAGGGGATGGCAAACCATGTCTAGGCAAGGAGGATCCccattttccttcctccctctgcctcccaaGGGGCTGATTCTGGGGGTGATCTTGAGTTGTGTGGGAGCTCTATGAGGTTTGTAGAGAGGGGAGTGCAAAAGAAAggaacacataaacacacatgcaaCCTGGATACTCTTACCCCTGCCAGATCTTGAGGACATCCTGGCTCTCTGCCTGGCCTGGGCTGTGTACAGAGCTGGTGTTCAGTCAGTGGTTGTCCACATGATTTGATCCCCTCCCAACTCACACTCCCTTGCACTCACGTTCAGTCTCTGCACATTCCCCTAACCCACACTAACCTGCCTGTCCCCCAACAACACACTTCAAAACCACTCACACACATCAGCACTGCAACAAGGCCAATGCTCACCACCCCACCCGGCATCCCACACACACCAGATCTGCACCCACCACCCCATCAACCTACACACTTGGTCTCCCTCACACACTCATGTGTGGGCTCCCAACCAGAACAGCAGCTCAGGGGCCAGAGGGATTCCTGTCCTACGCTCTCTGGGGTCCTGGCTCCAAAGAGGGAGTGCGGTGAGGCCTCCCGGGGGTCTGACTGGAGTAAGTCTTAGTGAGACTGCTCCCCAATCCCAACAGCTTACTTCCTCTAGATCCCATGAGAAGATCTGCTGGGAAACGGGCAGCCCAAGAGCAAGCATCTAGTGCCACCTAGCGGTGCCCCGAGGAGGGCACAGGGGTAGCAGAAGGGACCTCACTGTATCCCCAAAGGCTGTGCTACCTGGTCTCCCAGCTAGACAGAGGGTTCTGGGAATCATCCCGGCAGTGAGGGGATGTGAGGAGGAGGCTGACAGGAAGGGAGAGACAGCCTTCTCTCAGTGGAGCTAAGAACACAGTTCCAGTCCAGTTCAGCTCCAGGGACCAAAGAGGTTGCCCATTTTCTAGCCCCTGATGTTACGAGGCCAGGTCTGCCAAGACCTGTGGGGGTCATGTGGGGGTGAGCAAGGGTGGGCAGGTTACATGATTCTGGGCCCACACCCTTCATGTCCAAGTTCAAGAtgctgaaaggaaaacaaatcatCTCAAGGACTTCGGGGGAGAAGGGGAGCCAGCAGGGACAGACAGGATTCTCAAGAGGGCAGATCTGCTTCCAGTGCCTTCAGTCCAGCTTGACCCTGGCCTCTGACTCCTTCAGCAGGTAGAGACTGTCATCTTCCAGAAAGCTGTGGGCGGAGAGGGGAGCCCACTGAGGCAAGGCACAGCTCTGAGAGCGtcccctgggggcgggggcgggtggTGCAGGCAAGCTGGCCAGGTGGGTGGGTGGCAGGTGCACAGAGGCTTCTGAGAAGCCGGCACAGAGGTGAGTGCTGGGCAGGGAGAGGCACCCACCTGAAGAAGAGGACGTGAACGGGGATGGTGCTGATGTGCCAGATGGCATGCGCATCCAGGACCCAGAAGAGAGGCGGGAAGTCCAGCAGCTCGAGCAGGGACAGCCCCTGCAGCAGCAGGACCACCGCCACGCACTTGTGCACATGCGGCAGCCGCTGGTTCCACAGGCACCAGGCCAGCCACCATGCCGCGTTCAGCAGGCCTGGGCGCGGGCGGGGGTGGGAAGAGGCTCACTCCCTGgactccttctctcctccccaagtctcccctctgtgaccccagagccACCCTCAGGAGCCTCCCCCCAACCGCCCCTCTCTCCTACCCCcaaattctttcttcttccttcaccCTAAGGGTCTCTCTAGAACCTCCTTCTCTGGGGACAGCACGAACGCCCACCTCCACCCCGAGCCGGCAGTTCCGCAGACGGCCCCATCCTCCCAGAGCCCGTCCCGCCTCACCGATCGCCACGTTGGCGGCCATGTTGTAGCCGTAGTCGAAGTGGATGAGACTCAGGTAGGAAACATGCGCCGTCAGCAAGAGCAGCAGGAGGGCCCGGAAGGCACTGGCCATGGCCGGGTGCTGCAGCCCCACGGTCCTGCCCCGCCACACAGAGCTGCTCAGACTGAGAGTGACCGGTCCCCACAGCAGCATTCCCTGAAGTACCCCCCTCACCCCAGCAGCCATGCAGGGGAGCCAGGCCAGCAGGGCAGGCTTACAGTCCCAGAGGGGCAGCCTGTGACCGTGTGCTATAGAGCTCCTTGGAAAGAGCCAGGGCCCCCCATCCCATCACGGAGTCCCCTCCAGATCCGTCTGGATGCTATGTGCATGCGTGATGAAAGCCCTGGAACAGCAACCCCAGGCAGGGAGATTGGTGACCACTTTCCGCCCCCAGGACCCCATTTTGCCCCCATAGCAGCCAAGACGGGCTCACCTGACACAGCACAGATAGATGGAGTGCAGGATGACAGTGGAGGCACAGAAGTAGTCCATTTTCTGAGGGCAAGGAGAGCTGGATGAGGGACCAGTGTGAGGGGAGTAGGCCGTGGACAAGGCTTCACAGAAGGTAGGACCCCGAGAAGACCCAACAGGGATGGGGGTGGCGAGAGCCAGAGTCTAATGTGGGAGTCCCAGGCCTATGGCCAGTGGGGATGTCTCATGTTCCTTTCCTCTATCACTGTTCTATGTCTGAGTTCAATAGACTGACCCTTGTATTCACATTATACAATTTAACAAAAAAATGTACTCAGCAGCAAGGGTTTAGAGGTGTGCCGGCCAAGACTCCAGAATGGAAGAGCATGCGCAGACTTCAGAGTGCAGTCTGGGTTCAACAGCTGAGGGCTCGAGTCTGGATTGCCCCCCTTCACTGGCTGAGGGATCCTAGGCAAGTGATCTCACCTGTCAAATGCTCAGCTGCCGCACCAGTTAAGAAGAGCCAGTAATCACACCTGCCTCACAAGGGTCAAGTGAGGCTCAAGTGCACTAACAGGCTGAAAAGGCTCTGCACAAAGCAAGTGTCCTGTGAACCCAGTCAGCAGGAGAAGTAAGAGCCAGGGCTGCCCCACCGCTGTCCCTGTCCTCCGGGACTGTCCCCAGCAGAAGATGGAGTGGGAGGGCGCTCACCTCTGTGAGGTCGGTGTCCCTGGTGTGGAAGACTGTGGACCAGAACCAAGCATTGAGGGAGACCTGAGGAGAGAGGCGGCTGGTGAGCCTGGCGCCCAGAGGCGGGGAAGCCCCCCCAGAGGGTCCACCTCCATCTCACTTTGGGGAAGGGGAGCTGAGAAACATGCTTCCCTGGGTCCTGAACAAACCCATGCCCCTCCACCCAACCCAGTCTGGGTCCCTCACACTCAAGCTTCCCACCCCTGAACCCCCCCAAGGCTGCGACGCTGCAGCCTCCACAGGTTCCCGCCTGGCCTGGGAACCAGTTCCGGCAGTCAAGTTCCCTGGTTACTCAGTGGCTAAGACAACAGCCCCCGGGGAACCTCACCTCCTCCCCCAACTAGCAGGTGATGACAGCACCACCCGGGCCAGGGGAGCCAGTGACCTCAGCCTCTGGGGGCGGGAATGaagtgggtggggtggaggggcttGAGCCAGCTTGGGGTGTGTCTGGAGCAAGCAAGCAAGGGAGGGAGATCAAGCAGATCCCACATGGGCCAAGTCTCTGAGGAGGAAGCCCAGCCTTCCCCTGGCTGGGCCGGCCCAACCCGCCAGGCCAGTGGCTGCTGCTTGGATCTGGGAGGAGCAAAGGAGCAGGGCTGGAGGGGCTGTGGTGGGCAAGGGCCCAAGGGACTGCTGGAGGCTTTTCTCCTGGAAATTAACTGCAAGGAGAGAGTACAAATCATCTTGCAAATAAGCCCTCACTCTCGTGGGAGTCGGTGGTGGCATTTTTTTTCAGGGACTGCTGAAACCCAACTTACTGAAAGAAGGGTGGGCTGGGTGGGAGGGCCGGGAAACCAGTCAAGGAAGAAGCGGCCAAGGTCTGGCCTGGaaggccctgggggtggggaggggtgcacTAGGGTGGTACAGGCCTGCCAGAGATGGGTGAAGGCCAGGAGCTGCTCACTTGGTCCAGTGTACCAGGAAAACTGACCAGGCAGGGGCAGAGGGAGCAGGGTAAAAAACCACTCTCCCCCTGGTATGCAGCAGGAAGGTCAGGTGGTAGGATGAGTTCCCTAACACAGGCTCGAGGGGGCTTGTGAGGAATTGGGGAGAGCAATGGGGTGGAGGCCTAAGCTCTGCTGCAAAGCTGCTCAAGCCTGGAAGTCTTTGGAGGCTCAGGGAGCCTGGTGAGGCCGTCTGGCCTGGGTTCAGGGCTGACTCTTGCTGCTTCTGCTCCTCATGACCTGGGCACAGGCCCTGCCCTTCTGGGCCCAAGCTCCCCCCTGGGACAAATCAGGGGGTGCCCAAAGTGATCCTTTGTCCCCTTGCCAGCCCTGATGTCAGGTGGTTAATCCAGGTCTTTGGAGGACAGCCATCCTGTCCCATCCCTGGAGACTGGACCCCCTTCCCCAGAGATGGTAATGGGCGCTGGTCTGTAGGCTGGAAAATGGAACAGGACGAAGACCTTCCTCAGACTCTGCTTCTGTGAAGTCTGTGATGCTCGGGTCAGAGTAGGGAGAGAAGCAGGCTCAGTGCTGGAGACAGGACCCAGGTAATCACGTGGGCCAGGTCTCCTGGGCAGGCCAGGCACAGGGACATCCTTGGGGAGGGAAGTGGCCCTGAAA
The DNA window shown above is from Bos javanicus breed banteng chromosome 19, ARS-OSU_banteng_1.0, whole genome shotgun sequence and carries:
- the TCAP gene encoding telethonin, which gives rise to MATSELSCLVSEENCELREAFWAEWKDLTLSTRPEEGCSLHEEDTQRHETYHRQGQCQALVQRSPWLVMRMGILGRGLQEYQLPYQRVLPLPIFTPAKVGTKEEREETPIQLQELLALETALGGQCVDRQDVAEITKQLPPVVPVSKPGTLRRSLSRSMSQEAQRG
- the PNMT gene encoding phenylethanolamine N-methyltransferase, producing the protein MVEQGRGRMLPPIPPPCVCCWDIKGDGWHREDAARGPRQLIAQPPPPHRRGQGWRAGVAPQIKASGRKGGRGSSMSGTDRSQAAGAVPDSDPGLAAVSSAYQRFEPRAYLRNNYAPPRGDLSCPDGVGPWKLRCLAQTFATGKVSGRTLIDIGSGPTIYQLLSACAHFEDITMTDFLEVNRQELRLWLREEPGAFDWSVYSQHVCLIEGKGESWQEKECQLRARVKRILPIDVHRPQPLGAGGLAPLPADALVSAFCLEAVSPDLASFQRALDHITTLLRPGGHLLLIGALEESWYLAGEARLAVVPVREEEVREALVRSGYEVRDLRTYTMPAHLQTGVDDVKGIFFTWAQKVGV
- the PGAP3 gene encoding post-GPI attachment to proteins factor 3 isoform X1; its protein translation is MAGRTARLVLLAGAAAVASGSQGDREPVYRDCVLRCEERNCSGGALKHFRSRQPIYMSLAGWTCRDDCKYECMWVTVGLYLQEGQKVPQFHGKWPFSRFLCFQEPASAVASFLNGLASLVMLCRYRTSVPASSPMYPTCVAFAWVSLNAWFWSTVFHTRDTDLTEKMDYFCASTVILHSIYLCCVRTVGLQHPAMASAFRALLLLLLTAHVSYLSLIHFDYGYNMAANVAIGLLNAAWWLAWCLWNQRLPHVHKCVAVVLLLQGLSLLELLDFPPLFWVLDAHAIWHISTIPVHVLFFSFLEDDSLYLLKESEARVKLD
- the PGAP3 gene encoding post-GPI attachment to proteins factor 3 isoform X2, whose product is MAGRTARLVLLAGAAAVASGSQGDREPVYRDCVLRCEERNCSGGALKHFRSRQPIYMSLAGWTCRDDCKYECMWVTVGLYLQEGQKVPQFHGKVSLNAWFWSTVFHTRDTDLTEKMDYFCASTVILHSIYLCCVRTVGLQHPAMASAFRALLLLLLTAHVSYLSLIHFDYGYNMAANVAIGLLNAAWWLAWCLWNQRLPHVHKCVAVVLLLQGLSLLELLDFPPLFWVLDAHAIWHISTIPVHVLFFSFLEDDSLYLLKESEARVKLD